A region from the Campylobacter blaseri genome encodes:
- a CDS encoding tetratricopeptide repeat protein — protein sequence MKKIYAFLMILIFCSSSLFAQNKYQKYVEKCEHGDSWACAEVGMTNYKHDNLEEALIYFDKGCKIKFSIGCELKAFFNKSQKPKEAFDVFQRACDNNSSYSCLNLAMMYEYGEYVEKNITKATKLFSKSCKLGDKQACYYLNLR from the coding sequence TTGAAAAAAATATATGCTTTTTTAATGATCTTAATATTTTGTTCATCATCTCTTTTTGCACAAAACAAATATCAAAAATATGTAGAAAAGTGTGAACATGGTGATTCTTGGGCTTGTGCTGAAGTTGGAATGACAAACTATAAGCATGATAATTTAGAAGAAGCCTTAATATATTTTGATAAAGGTTGTAAGATTAAGTTTTCAATTGGATGTGAATTAAAAGCATTTTTTAATAAAAGCCAAAAACCAAAAGAGGCATTTGATGTATTTCAAAGGGCATGTGATAATAATAGCTCATATAGCTGTTTAAATTTAGCTATGATGTATGAGTATGGCGAATATGTTGAAAAAAACATAACCAAAGCAACAAAACTTTTTTCAAAATCATGTAAATTAGGTGATAAACAGGCCTGTTATTATTTAAATTTAAGATAA